From a region of the Malania oleifera isolate guangnan ecotype guangnan chromosome 12, ASM2987363v1, whole genome shotgun sequence genome:
- the LOC131144702 gene encoding lysine histidine transporter 2, whose product MPGSQSPQNDGRTAKEKAIDDWLPITSSRNAKWWYSAFHNVTAMVGAGVLSLPYAMAELGWGPGVAILVMSWIITLYTLWQMVEMHEMVPGKRFDRYHELGQYAFGEKLGLWIVVPQQLIVEVGVNIVYMVTGGKSLKKFHDTVCPDCKSIKTTYFIMIFASVHFVLSHLPNFNSISGVSLAAAVMSLSYSTIAWSASVHKGVQPNVSYDYKASTSAGKVFNFLSALGDVAFAYAGHNVVLEIQATIPSTPEKPSKGPMWKGVIVAYIVVALCYFPVALIGYYIFGNNVDDNILITLEHPRWLIAAANMFVVVHVIGSYQIYAMPVFDMIETVLVKKMNFAPSFRLRFISRTLYVGLTMFIGMTIPFFGGLLGFFGGFAFAPTTYFLPCVMWLAIYKPKKWGLSWCINWICIFFGVLLMILSPIGGLRTIILQAKTYEFYS is encoded by the exons ATGCCTGGTTCTCAGTCTCCGCAGAACGATGGGAGGACCGCGAAGGAGAAGGCCATTGACGACTGGCTTCCGATCACCTCCTCCCGGAATGCCAAATGGTGGTACTCTGCTTTTCACAACGTCACCGCCATGGTCGGCGCCGGCGTCCTGAGTCTCCCTTACGCCATGGCCGAACTCGGGTG GGGTCCTGGGGTTGCTATACTCGTTATGTCCTGGATCATCACCTTGTACACCCTATGGCAAATGGTTGAGATGCACGAAATGGTTCCCGGGAAGCGATTCGATCGGTACCACGAGCTTGGACAGTATGCCTTTGGCGAAAAGCTTGGCCTTTGGATTGTGGTTCCTCAACAGTTAATTGTTGAGGTTGGAGTGAACATTGTGTACATGGTTACAGGAGGAAAATCACTGAAGAAGTTCCATGACACTGTCTGCCCTGACTGCAAATCGATCAAGACAACTTACTTCATCATGATTTTTGCCTCGGTTCACTTTGTTCTCTCGCACCTCCCCAACTTCAACTCCATTTCCGGTGTGTCCCTGGCTGCAGCAGTCATGTCCTTGAG TTACTCAACCATTGCTTGGTCTGCTTCGGTTCACAAGGGGGTTCAACCAAATGTGAGCTACGACTACAAAGCCTCAACTTCGGCTGGAAAAGTTTTCAATTTCTTGAGTGCTTTAGGAGATGTCGCTTTCGCCTATGCAGGCCATAATGTGGTTTTGGAAATCCAGGCCACAATCCCCTCCACCCCCGAGAAGCCTTCCAAGGGTCCTATGTGGAAAGGAGTGATTGTTGCCTACATTGTTGTTGCACTGTGCTACTTCCCCGTTGCTTTGATCGGGTACTACATATTTGGAAACAATGTCGACGACAACATCCTCATCACCCTCGAGCATCCGAGATGGCTTATTGCAGCTGCTAACATGTTTGTTGTGGTCCATGTCATTGGAAGCTATCAG ATTTACGCAATGCCAGTGTTCGACATGATTGAGACCGTGTTGGTGAAGAAAATGAACTTTGCCCCTAGTTTCAGGCTTCGATTCATTTCTCGCACTCTGTATGTTG GATTGACAATGTTCATTGGCATGACCATTCCCTTCTTTGGTGGCCTCCTTGGGTTCTTCGGAGGATTTGCTTTTGCCCCAACAACATACTTT CTGCCTTGTGTCATGTGGCTTGCCATCTATAAACCCAAGAAATGGGGCTTATCTTGGTGTATAAACTGG ATCTGCATTTTCTTTGGCGTTCTGCTGATGATTTTGTCACCCATTGGCGGTTTGAGGACGATAATCCTCCAAGCCAAGACCTACGAGTTCTACTCGTAA